In the Sarcophilus harrisii chromosome 3, mSarHar1.11, whole genome shotgun sequence genome, one interval contains:
- the LOC100932618 gene encoding LOW QUALITY PROTEIN: vomeronasal type-2 receptor 26-like (The sequence of the model RefSeq protein was modified relative to this genomic sequence to represent the inferred CDS: inserted 2 bases in 1 codon; deleted 1 base in 1 codon) produces MTITDQRSRCPISDHTCPITCMRLEKFVILCLPIIQLQEKHYSRVLALLFAVEEINKDPNLLPNITLGFHIYNTQPNEFSTLESSLMWLSGQGLTXPNYLCEKQAQSVAVIGGETSELSIQINTLLNLYKFPQISYGPFDPFLSNKVNFPSVYQLASKDSGLALGMVRLMVHFYWTWVGLVIVDNTRGETFLWDIREKMTRKGVCEAFVEKIPTSDKYINSLGDTMRRINQSSANVIIIYGDTNLLMTLKYVKGHYVICNKVWITTFHWDFVIRPHGMDVKSFDRALVFSDKKKDIPGFKHFLRTLKPSKYPEDTFLKRFWNSVFRCSLDYKISGPKHCLQNTSLEMVSIRYFEMSMSSQSYTIYNAVYAVAWALHKILLTRSEMEYLRDEDSLVLRPWQLHSVLRNIQFNNTVGDQVFMDEKRIAARNYDITNFAIFDNGTEVLVKVGEFIPHAPFGEDLSIHENMIMWNQLYLKIPHSACTEKCGLGFQKSAREGMAICCFDCIPCPEGDISNKTDMNQCIMCPENEYSNKEKNLCLPKMVTFLVYEEPLGITLTFTALAFCVLTVLIIGVFVKHKDTPIVKANNRTLSYTLLLSLSQCFLSSLLFIGKPNSITCLLQQTIFGITFTIAISTILAKTITVVLVFKAIRPGSRSRKWIGSKTPISIMLICSLIQVILCGIWLLVSPPFPDADPHSEPEYITLQCNIGSLIAFYFVLGYMGFLALVSFSVAFLARNLPDTFNETKFITFSMLVFCSVWISFLPTYQSTKGKTMVAVEVFSILSSSVGLLGCIFFPKCYVILLRPQWNTHEWVNHKSYDSRRHHSKAFPYVS; encoded by the exons ATTGCAGGAAAAACACTACAGTCGAGTCCTGGCCTTGCTATTTGCTGTTGAGGAGATCAACAAGGACCCTAATTTGTTACCCAATATTACTCTTGGATTCCACATTTATAACACCCAACCCAATGAGTTCAGCACATTGGAGAGCTCCTTAATGTGGCTGTCAGGACAAGGACTGAC TCCAAATTACCTCTGTGAGAAACAAGCCCAGTCTGTGGCTGTCATTGGAGGAGAAACTTCTGAATTATCAATCCAAATAAATACCCTTCTTAATCTCTACAAGTTCCCACAG ATCAGCTATGGACCATTTGATCCTTTCCTGAGTAACAAGGTTAATTTTCCAAGTGTTTATCAACTGGCATCCAAGGATTCCGGCCTTGCTCTGGGAATGGTCCGATTAATGGTACATTTCTACTGGACATGGGTGGGACTGGTTATAGTAGATAATACCAGGGGGGAAACtttcctttgggatataagagaAAAGATGACCAGGAAGGGTGTCTGTGAAGCTTTTGTAGAGAAGATTCCTACCAGTGATAAATACATAAATTCCCTTGGAGATACCATGCGAAGAATTAATCAGTCTTCTGCTAATGTAATCATTATTTATGGAGATACTAATTTACTAATGACTCTGAAATATGTTAAAGGACATTATGTAATTTGTAACAAAGTGTGGATTACCACCTTTCACTGGGATTTTGTCATAAGACCCCATGGCATGGATGTTAAAAGTTTCGATAGAGCTCTGgtattttcagataaaaaaaaagacattccagGTTTCAAACATTTTCTAAGGACACTTAAACCTTCCAAATACCCAGAAGATACTTTCCTTAAAAGATTTTGGAACTCAGTTTTTCGATGTTCACTTGACTACAAAATATCGGGGCCAAAGCAttgtttacaaaatacttctttAGAGATGGTGTCTATTAGGTATTTTGAAATGTCTATGTCTAGCCAAAGTTACACTATCTACAATGCTGTGTATGCTGTGGCCTGGGCTCTCCATAAAATACTCTTAACTAGATCAGAAATGGAATACTTGAGAGATGAAGACAGCCTAGTTCTACGTCCATGGCAg CTGCACTCTGTTCTTAGGAACATCCAATTTAACAACACTGTCGGTGACCAGGTGTTCATGGATGAGAAAAGGATTGCTGCGAGAAACTATGATATTACTAATTTTGCAATCTTTGATAATGGTACCGAAGTTCTGGTAAAAGTGGGAGAGTTTATTCCTCATGCTCCATTTGGTGAAGATCTTTCCATCCATGAGAATATGATCATGTGGAACCAATTGTATCTAAAG ATTCCCCATTCTGCGTGCACTGAGAAGTGTGGCTTGGGATTTCAGAAATCTGCCCGTGAGGGCATGGCCATCTGTTGCTTTGATTGTATCCCTTGCCCAGAGGGGGATATTTCCAACAAGACTG ATATGAACCAGTGTATCATGTGTCCTGAAAATGAATATTCCAATAAGGAGAAAAATCTCTGCCTGCCAAAGATGGTGACCTTTCTAGTCTATGAGGAACCGCTGGGAATTACTCTGACCTTCACAGCTCTGGCCTTCTGTGTCCTGACAGTTCTGATCATTGGGGTATTTGTGAAGCATAAGGACACC CCCATAGTGAAAGCCAATAATAGAACTCTCAGCTATACCTTACTCCTCTCCCTAAGCCAATGTTTCTTGTCTTCCTTGCTCTTCATTGGTAAGCCCAATTCAATTACATGTCTCCTTCAACAGACAATATTTGGAATCACATTCACAATAGCcatctccaccattttggctaaAACCATCACAGTAGTTCTAGTCTTCAAAGCCATAAGACCAGGGAGCAGAAGCAGAAAATGGATTGGCTCCaaaacacccatttctattatgCTTATCTGCTCTTTGATCCAAGTGATTCTCTGTGGTATCTGGCTGTTGGTTTCTCCCCCATTCCCAGATGCAGATCCACACTCAGAGCCTGAATACATCACCCTACAGTGCAACATAGGTTCTCTCATTGCGTTCTACTTTGTCCTGGGCTACATGGGATTCCTGGCCCTGGTAAGTTTCTCTGTGGCTTTTTTGGCCAGAAATCTCCCTGATacctttaatgaaacaaaatttatcaCATTCAGCATGCTAGTATTCTGCAGTGTCTGGATCTCCTTTTTGCCCACTTACCAAAGCACCAAGGGGAAAACTATGGTAGCTGTAGAAGTCTTTTCCATCTTGAGCTCTAGTGTTGGGTTACTGGGCTGCATCTTCTTTCCCAAATGTTATGTGATCCTTCTGAGGCCACAGTGGAACACCCACGAATGGGTAAATCATAAATCCTATGACAGCAGAAGACATCATTCTAAAGCATTTCCTTATGTATCATAG